A window from Brucella sp. BE17 encodes these proteins:
- a CDS encoding LysR family transcriptional regulator codes for MKLSRRLIPDIATLQAFECAARHGSFTQAAHELSLTQSAVSRQIKDLESQLGVLLFERIRQRILLSDAGRKFLPEVRRLLHQTEDTMLRAMASAKSTSSFSVATLPTFGTRWLMPRIPDFVAKHPGIALNVASRSGVFDFEEQPFDLAIHYGQPVWAHASCTYLCSEVVVPVASPAFLENRRPSDPEALEGEVLLHLATRPKMWAQWFESCGVEGQTAYRGHRFDQFSMVIEAALASLGIALLPLYLIERELRSGDLRLLFEKPMRTENDYYLVVPDGKLENPLTQVFCQWIAGQVGNTNYSSLVHSEPA; via the coding sequence ATGAAGCTCAGCCGAAGATTGATCCCCGATATCGCCACGCTGCAAGCTTTTGAATGTGCGGCGCGTCATGGCAGCTTCACACAGGCAGCCCATGAACTCAGCCTCACCCAGAGTGCCGTCAGCCGCCAGATCAAAGATCTGGAAAGCCAGCTTGGCGTGCTCTTGTTCGAACGCATCCGTCAGCGCATTCTTTTGTCCGATGCGGGGCGAAAATTTCTGCCCGAAGTGCGCCGCCTGCTTCATCAGACCGAAGATACTATGCTGCGTGCCATGGCGTCGGCGAAATCCACATCTTCATTCAGTGTCGCCACACTTCCGACCTTTGGCACGCGCTGGCTGATGCCACGCATTCCCGATTTTGTGGCAAAGCATCCGGGTATCGCGCTCAATGTAGCCTCGCGCTCGGGCGTGTTTGATTTCGAGGAACAGCCTTTTGATCTGGCCATTCATTATGGTCAGCCGGTCTGGGCGCATGCGAGCTGCACCTATCTGTGCAGTGAAGTGGTGGTTCCGGTGGCAAGCCCGGCATTTCTGGAGAACCGTCGCCCATCAGACCCGGAAGCACTTGAGGGCGAAGTGCTTCTGCATCTCGCCACCCGACCCAAAATGTGGGCGCAATGGTTCGAAAGCTGCGGCGTCGAGGGGCAGACGGCCTATCGCGGTCATCGTTTCGATCAGTTTTCCATGGTGATAGAAGCGGCTCTGGCAAGCCTCGGCATAGCGCTGCTGCCGCTTTATCTGATTGAACGGGAACTGCGCAGTGGCGATTTGCGGCTTTTGTTCGAAAAGCCGATGCGCACCGAAAATGATTATTATCTGGTCGTACCCGATGGTAAACTCGAAAACCCGCTGACGCAGGTTTTCTGCCAGTGGATTGCCGGACAGGTCGGCAATACGAACTATTCAAG
- a CDS encoding aldehyde dehydrogenase family protein — translation MNTAPQKLDVKKETAELLDRLGVDASLFTDGDLAGFSPVSGEEIALINTHNRPEAEQIIDKADEAFRVWRTVPAPKRGELIRLLGEELRASKQDLGRLVSIEAGKIPSEGLGEVQEMIDICDFAVGLSRQLYGLTIATERPGHRMMETWHPLGVVGVISAFNFPVAVWSWNATLAIVCGNAVVWKPSEKTLLTALACDAIFKRALKRFGDAPEAVSQLLLGNREIGEVLVDSPKVALVSATGSTRMGREVAPRLAKRFARSILELGGNNAGIVCPSADLDMALRAIAFGAMGTAGQRCTTLRRLFVHESVYDALVPRLQKAYASVSVGSPLETSALVGPLIDKAAFDTMQKALQSAAAHGGTVQGGERVDTGHENAYYVRPAIVEMPKQQGPVLEETFAPILYVMKYSDFDDVLASHNAVGAGLSSSIFTLDLQEAERFLSVEGSDCGIANVNIGTSGAEIGGAFGGEKETGGGRESGSDAWKAYMRRATNTINYSKALPLAQGVSFDID, via the coding sequence ATGAACACCGCCCCTCAAAAACTCGATGTGAAGAAAGAAACCGCGGAGCTGCTTGATCGGCTTGGCGTTGATGCTTCTCTTTTCACGGATGGCGATCTTGCCGGTTTCAGCCCGGTTTCGGGCGAAGAAATAGCCTTGATAAACACCCACAACCGGCCAGAAGCTGAGCAGATTATCGACAAAGCCGACGAAGCATTTCGGGTATGGCGCACTGTTCCGGCACCCAAGCGCGGCGAACTGATCCGTCTGCTCGGCGAAGAACTGCGCGCTTCCAAGCAGGATCTTGGCCGTCTTGTCTCCATCGAGGCTGGCAAAATCCCCTCGGAAGGTCTGGGCGAAGTGCAGGAAATGATCGATATCTGCGATTTTGCGGTCGGCCTGTCACGCCAGCTTTATGGGCTGACCATTGCTACCGAACGCCCCGGTCACCGCATGATGGAAACATGGCATCCGCTCGGTGTCGTCGGCGTAATCTCGGCGTTCAATTTCCCGGTTGCCGTGTGGTCGTGGAATGCGACACTGGCAATCGTCTGCGGCAATGCGGTGGTGTGGAAGCCGTCAGAAAAGACGTTGCTTACCGCCCTTGCCTGCGATGCAATTTTCAAACGTGCCTTGAAACGTTTTGGCGATGCGCCTGAGGCCGTGTCACAACTCCTGCTCGGCAACCGTGAAATCGGTGAAGTGCTGGTGGATAGCCCGAAGGTTGCGCTTGTCTCGGCAACTGGCTCTACCCGCATGGGCCGCGAGGTGGCCCCACGCCTTGCAAAGCGCTTTGCCCGTTCGATCTTGGAGCTGGGCGGCAACAATGCCGGTATCGTCTGCCCTTCGGCCGATCTCGACATGGCGCTGCGTGCTATTGCATTTGGTGCCATGGGCACGGCTGGCCAGCGCTGTACAACGCTCCGCCGTCTCTTCGTGCATGAAAGCGTCTATGACGCGCTGGTACCACGCCTACAAAAAGCTTACGCCAGCGTTTCGGTCGGCAGCCCGCTTGAAACAAGCGCTCTCGTCGGACCGCTGATCGACAAAGCGGCGTTTGACACAATGCAAAAGGCGCTTCAGTCAGCAGCCGCACACGGCGGCACGGTTCAGGGCGGCGAACGCGTCGATACGGGTCATGAAAACGCCTATTATGTGCGCCCGGCCATCGTCGAAATGCCAAAACAACAAGGCCCTGTTCTCGAAGAAACCTTTGCGCCGATCCTTTATGTGATGAAGTATTCCGATTTCGATGATGTTCTCGCGAGCCACAATGCGGTCGGTGCAGGTCTGTCATCATCTATCTTTACGCTCGACCTTCAGGAAGCCGAGCGCTTTCTTTCTGTCGAAGGGTCGGACTGCGGCATCGCCAATGTCAATATCGGAACGTCGGGGGCCGAGATCGGCGGCGCGTTCGGCGGAGAAAAAGAAACCGGTGGTGGACGTGAATCGGGTTCGGATGCGTGGAAAGCCTATATGCGCCGCGCCACCAACACGATCAATTATTCAAAGGCGCTGCCGCTCGCACAGGGCGTTTCCTTCGACATCGATTAG
- the purU gene encoding formyltetrahydrofolate deformylase, giving the protein MHNFVLTVTCKSTRGIVAAISGYLAGKGCNIIDSAQFDDLDTGRFFMRVSVISEEGVALDILRDGFVPVAASFDMDFEFHDNAHRTKTLLMVSRFGHCLNDLLYRWKIGALPIDIVGVVSNHFDYQKVVVNHDIPFHHIAVTKANKPAAEQQLMDVVNETGTELVVLARYMQVLSDQLCKQMSGRIINIHHSFLPSFKGANPYKQAYERGVKLIGATAHYVTADLDEGPIIEQDVARVTHAQSAADYVSIGRDVEAQVLARAVHAHIHHRSFLNGNRTVVFPASPGSYASERMG; this is encoded by the coding sequence ATGCATAATTTTGTGCTGACCGTCACCTGTAAGTCCACCCGCGGCATCGTCGCCGCTATTTCGGGTTATCTTGCTGGCAAGGGCTGCAATATTATCGATAGCGCCCAGTTCGACGATCTTGATACAGGTCGCTTCTTCATGCGTGTGAGCGTCATTTCCGAGGAAGGCGTTGCGCTCGACATTTTGCGCGACGGTTTCGTGCCGGTCGCAGCCTCCTTCGATATGGATTTCGAGTTTCATGACAATGCGCATCGTACCAAGACGCTACTGATGGTGTCGCGCTTTGGTCATTGCCTCAACGACCTTCTCTACCGCTGGAAGATTGGCGCACTCCCCATCGATATCGTTGGGGTGGTGTCGAACCATTTTGATTATCAGAAGGTTGTGGTCAATCACGATATCCCCTTCCACCATATCGCTGTGACCAAGGCCAACAAACCGGCAGCCGAACAGCAGTTGATGGATGTCGTAAATGAAACCGGCACCGAACTGGTTGTTCTGGCACGTTACATGCAAGTTTTGTCAGACCAGCTTTGCAAGCAGATGTCCGGGCGTATCATCAATATTCACCACTCGTTTCTGCCATCTTTCAAGGGAGCGAACCCTTATAAGCAAGCCTATGAGCGCGGCGTAAAGCTGATTGGAGCGACGGCGCATTATGTGACTGCCGATCTCGATGAAGGCCCGATCATCGAACAGGACGTGGCGCGGGTGACGCACGCGCAAAGTGCCGCCGATTATGTTTCGATCGGTCGCGATGTCGAGGCGCAGGTTCTGGCGCGCGCCGTCCACGCGCATATCCATCACCGCTCGTTCCTCAACGGCAATCGCACAGTCGTCTTTCCAGCAAGTCCTGGGTCGTATGCATCCGAACGCATGGGGTGA
- a CDS encoding sugar isomerase domain-containing protein yields the protein MSDITTRYFNDLIARLSVSRDRLAGAMEKAADLITAAARADRRVYVFGTGHSHMMAEELHYRAGGLAITVPILCGEIMLEDGAVASSHFERIEGAVRPILERYNIGEGDVLIVVSNSGVNAAPIEAARHACEKGASVIALTSVAYSTAIANGRTQLHSLADVVLDNDAPAGDAVLELEGSALKVGPVSTALGVTILNAIFADVAARLVGAGDAPIYLSANMPGSSEVNRDLVVRYRDRNPHL from the coding sequence ATGAGCGATATCACGACACGCTATTTCAACGATCTGATCGCCCGGCTTTCCGTTTCGCGTGACAGGCTTGCAGGCGCGATGGAAAAAGCGGCAGACCTTATTACTGCTGCCGCACGCGCTGACCGGCGCGTTTATGTGTTCGGGACCGGCCATTCGCATATGATGGCGGAAGAACTCCATTATCGCGCCGGCGGGCTGGCGATTACCGTGCCGATCCTCTGTGGCGAAATCATGTTGGAAGACGGCGCTGTCGCAAGCTCGCATTTCGAGCGCATAGAAGGTGCAGTGCGCCCGATCCTTGAACGGTATAACATTGGTGAAGGCGATGTACTGATCGTTGTCTCCAATTCCGGGGTCAATGCAGCACCTATCGAGGCTGCACGTCATGCCTGTGAAAAGGGGGCTTCGGTCATAGCCCTCACGTCTGTTGCCTATTCAACTGCGATAGCCAATGGCCGCACCCAGCTTCATTCGCTGGCTGATGTCGTACTCGACAATGATGCGCCCGCAGGAGATGCAGTTCTGGAACTGGAAGGCAGTGCGCTCAAGGTCGGACCTGTTTCCACCGCGCTCGGCGTTACCATATTGAACGCAATTTTCGCGGATGTCGCGGCACGGCTTGTAGGCGCGGGGGATGCTCCAATTTATCTCAGCGCCAATATGCCAGGTTCGTCCGAGGTGAACCGTGACCTTGTCGTGCGCTACCGCGACCGGAACCCGCATCTCTGA
- the nagA gene encoding N-acetylglucosamine-6-phosphate deacetylase, producing the protein MSRKSAIAGARIFDGERFHDESALIFSDSKIEAIVPETELGEAHQVERLNGGVLAPGFIDAQVNGGGGRMLNDDPSPQTMFLIAEGHRKFGTTSLLPTLITDTMPVRDRAIEAAVEAVKADKGVAGLHLEGPHLAPARKGAHLAELMRPVDDADIALYIHTAEQIGTLLVTLAAEQVMPQQVRRLSDAGVIVSIGHSDATAEQAFERFDAGARSVTHLYNAMSQIGHRAPGLTGAALEHPDIWCGIVADGHHVDPMALRLALRAKRGDAHLFFVTDAMALVGSDKLSFEINGRSVKRVPGGLCSKLVLSDGTIAGSDLDMASAIRFGVAELELTLAEALRMASLYPARYLRLADRGLLRPGMRMDAVHLDDGLFAKATWRSGGKQVAGL; encoded by the coding sequence ATGAGCAGAAAATCGGCAATTGCGGGCGCACGTATTTTCGACGGCGAACGCTTTCATGACGAAAGTGCGCTCATTTTCAGCGATAGCAAGATCGAAGCCATCGTGCCAGAGACAGAACTGGGCGAGGCGCATCAGGTCGAACGGTTGAATGGTGGCGTTTTGGCCCCGGGCTTCATTGATGCGCAGGTCAATGGCGGCGGCGGACGCATGCTTAATGACGACCCGTCGCCGCAAACCATGTTTTTGATTGCCGAAGGGCATCGCAAATTCGGCACCACCAGCCTTCTGCCGACGCTGATCACCGACACAATGCCGGTGCGCGACCGGGCCATTGAGGCGGCGGTGGAAGCAGTTAAGGCCGACAAGGGCGTGGCGGGTCTGCATCTTGAAGGCCCGCATCTGGCACCAGCGCGAAAAGGAGCGCATCTCGCCGAACTCATGCGTCCGGTCGATGATGCCGATATCGCGCTTTATATCCACACGGCGGAACAGATCGGCACGCTGCTGGTGACATTGGCCGCTGAACAGGTAATGCCGCAACAGGTCCGGCGCTTGAGCGATGCGGGTGTGATCGTCAGCATCGGTCATAGCGATGCCACAGCAGAACAGGCATTTGAACGTTTCGATGCCGGTGCGCGCAGTGTCACGCATCTTTACAATGCCATGAGCCAGATCGGTCATCGTGCGCCGGGGCTGACGGGCGCCGCCCTTGAGCATCCCGATATCTGGTGCGGGATTGTCGCCGATGGTCACCACGTCGACCCTATGGCGTTGCGGCTGGCGCTTCGGGCAAAGCGTGGTGACGCGCATCTTTTCTTTGTCACCGACGCCATGGCGCTGGTAGGGTCTGACAAACTAAGTTTCGAGATCAACGGACGCTCGGTCAAGCGTGTGCCAGGCGGCCTCTGCTCCAAGCTGGTGCTTTCCGATGGCACCATTGCCGGTTCCGACCTCGATATGGCTTCGGCTATTCGCTTTGGCGTGGCAGAGCTCGAACTCACGCTCGCCGAAGCCTTACGTATGGCAAGCCTTTATCCGGCCCGCTATCTGCGCCTTGCTGATCGCGGCCTTTTGCGCCCCGGCATGCGCATGGATGCGGTGCATCTTGATGACGGGCTTTTTGCCAAAGCCACATGGCGGTCTGGTGGAAAACAGGTGGCAGGCTTATGA
- a CDS encoding SIS domain-containing protein gives MNDASSLMLQETEQSPGVVAKLLEQEAATFAEIARVFENNKPAVITTAARGSSDHAATFFKYLTEISLGIPVASIGPSVASVYGAQLKLERGLHFTVSQSGASPDIVAVQAAAKKGGATTVAVVNVLDSPLAKEADIVLALHAGEEKSVAATKSFIASVAALSGVVAAASGDQDLQAGLKRLPEALAATRTDGREPVENLLFNARSLYTSGRGTGLAIALEAALKAKETANIHAEAFSLAELMHGPMRLIEEGFPVVAFLPQDEAFKTNIEALKRLDSFDASIVTLSDAQTPGFRLQSASTGSAHLDPLVSLINYYRVIEAVSRRKGFDPDKPRNLNKVTVTI, from the coding sequence ATGAATGATGCTTCTTCGCTGATGCTGCAGGAGACGGAACAATCTCCGGGTGTGGTGGCAAAACTTCTGGAGCAGGAAGCCGCGACTTTTGCTGAAATCGCACGCGTGTTTGAAAACAACAAACCAGCGGTTATTACGACCGCTGCGCGCGGTTCGTCCGACCATGCGGCGACCTTCTTCAAATACCTCACCGAGATCTCGCTTGGCATTCCGGTTGCCTCCATCGGCCCTTCGGTTGCTTCGGTCTATGGCGCGCAATTAAAACTGGAGCGCGGATTGCATTTCACCGTGTCGCAGTCGGGCGCAAGCCCCGATATCGTGGCCGTGCAGGCCGCAGCCAAGAAGGGTGGTGCGACGACGGTTGCAGTCGTCAATGTGTTGGACAGCCCTCTGGCGAAAGAGGCCGACATAGTTCTGGCGCTGCATGCGGGCGAAGAAAAAAGCGTTGCTGCAACGAAATCATTCATTGCTTCGGTTGCAGCCCTTTCCGGCGTTGTGGCGGCTGCAAGCGGAGATCAGGATTTGCAAGCGGGACTAAAGCGCCTGCCGGAAGCGCTGGCCGCAACCCGTACAGATGGACGCGAGCCGGTTGAAAATCTGCTTTTTAATGCCCGTTCGCTTTATACCAGTGGGCGCGGCACGGGGCTTGCCATTGCGCTTGAGGCCGCACTCAAAGCCAAGGAAACGGCCAATATTCATGCCGAGGCCTTTTCGCTGGCCGAACTCATGCACGGGCCGATGCGTCTGATCGAGGAAGGGTTTCCGGTCGTCGCCTTTCTGCCACAGGACGAAGCGTTCAAGACCAATATCGAAGCGTTGAAGCGGCTCGATTCCTTTGATGCCAGCATCGTCACGCTTTCCGATGCTCAAACGCCGGGTTTCCGCCTACAATCGGCCAGCACGGGCAGCGCCCATCTTGATCCGCTGGTTTCGCTGATCAATTATTACCGCGTGATCGAGGCGGTGTCGCGCCGTAAGGGGTTTGATCCCGACAAGCCACGCAATCTCAACAAGGTCACGGTGACGATATGA
- a CDS encoding GntR family transcriptional regulator — MNRTALVASLEKRGLSDPQRTGPLYRNLARILAEMIEAGELAPAVGLPPERDLAEDLGLGRITVRNAYKELLAQGVVEARRGSGTFVAGRRARMSQSLWRLTSFSQDMRSRGKEPGARILTNRLDTPSPDEAFRLGIGVDTPIVRLERLRLADDVPMAFERAVVPRHYLETDTVAETSLYDALAGRGYKPVRALQRLTAVTLDLATARLLGVSRHAPALLIERVSHLNDDRIVEYTRSHYRADAYDFVAELKIGE, encoded by the coding sequence ATGAATAGAACCGCTTTGGTTGCATCACTTGAGAAGCGCGGTCTCAGCGATCCGCAGCGCACAGGACCGCTTTACCGCAATCTGGCGCGTATTCTTGCCGAGATGATTGAAGCGGGAGAGCTTGCGCCTGCGGTCGGTTTGCCGCCGGAGCGGGATCTGGCGGAAGATCTCGGGCTGGGACGGATCACCGTGCGCAACGCCTATAAGGAACTTTTGGCGCAGGGTGTGGTGGAAGCACGGCGTGGCAGCGGCACGTTTGTCGCCGGGCGACGGGCGCGTATGAGCCAGTCTCTGTGGCGGCTGACATCGTTTTCGCAGGATATGCGCTCGCGCGGCAAGGAGCCGGGTGCGCGTATCCTGACCAACAGGCTGGATACGCCATCGCCCGATGAAGCTTTCCGGTTGGGTATTGGTGTGGATACGCCGATCGTGCGGCTTGAGCGTCTGCGCCTCGCCGATGACGTGCCGATGGCGTTTGAACGGGCCGTTGTGCCGCGACATTATCTGGAAACGGATACGGTTGCTGAAACTTCGCTTTATGACGCGCTGGCGGGGCGGGGTTACAAGCCGGTGCGCGCCTTGCAACGTTTGACCGCTGTTACGCTTGATCTGGCAACCGCGCGTTTGCTTGGCGTCAGCCGTCATGCGCCCGCCCTTCTGATCGAACGCGTCTCGCATCTCAACGATGACCGCATCGTTGAGTATACCCGTTCGCATTACCGCGCCGACGCCTATGATTTCGTTGCCGAACTCAAGATTGGAGAATGA